A section of the Clostridium felsineum DSM 794 genome encodes:
- a CDS encoding HD-GYP domain-containing protein, with product MLFNLNEFLMAVSRALDFVEIDIIGVTSNHSKRTAYISLRIAKKLGLGIEQLHDIVALGILHDNGASEKGLHDRLLKSKNELINFKSFERIKEHCIIGERNIREYPFLTDVTNVLKYHHESYNGTGFFHLKGEEIPLLSQIIAISDTIDRRFHLEENDITMQEEIINFVEENRDKLFSMRLVDAFIEAAQDESLWRNLKNDRLEKALRYEPPQYRMELPVDEIRKITGVLSRIIDCKSEYTQRHSSDLSEKVEIMADYYKMSHEEKLKLIIAADLHDIGKLAVPNSILDSPKKLTKEEFKEIKKHPYFTRLALRDITGFEDITKWASNHHEKLNGKGYPSGKRAKDLDFNARLIACLDIYEALTENRPYRKALSHVVAMNILNNMRDNGFIDARITNDINYVFSRLA from the coding sequence ATGTTATTTAATTTAAACGAGTTTCTAATGGCTGTTTCTCGTGCATTAGATTTTGTTGAGATAGATATAATAGGGGTTACATCTAATCACAGCAAAAGAACAGCATACATTTCATTAAGAATTGCAAAAAAACTTGGTTTAGGAATAGAACAATTACACGATATAGTTGCACTTGGAATATTACATGATAATGGAGCAAGTGAAAAAGGACTTCATGACAGGTTACTTAAGAGTAAAAATGAGCTTATAAATTTTAAGAGTTTTGAGAGAATAAAAGAACACTGCATAATAGGGGAGCGAAATATACGCGAGTACCCATTTTTGACTGATGTAACAAATGTTCTTAAATATCACCACGAAAGCTATAATGGTACAGGTTTTTTCCATTTAAAAGGAGAAGAAATACCACTTTTGTCACAAATAATTGCCATATCGGATACTATTGACAGAAGATTTCATCTAGAAGAGAATGACATTACTATGCAAGAGGAAATAATAAACTTTGTAGAGGAAAATAGAGATAAGCTTTTTTCTATGAGATTAGTAGATGCATTTATAGAAGCAGCACAGGATGAAAGTTTATGGCGAAATTTAAAAAATGATAGATTAGAAAAAGCTCTGAGGTATGAACCACCACAATATAGAATGGAACTTCCAGTAGATGAAATAAGAAAGATAACAGGAGTTTTATCTAGAATAATAGATTGTAAATCAGAATATACTCAGAGGCATTCAAGTGATTTGTCGGAAAAAGTTGAAATAATGGCGGACTATTATAAAATGAGTCATGAAGAAAAGCTTAAGCTTATTATTGCTGCTGACTTACATGATATAGGGAAACTTGCAGTACCCAATAGTATATTGGATAGTCCTAAAAAACTTACAAAAGAGGAATTTAAGGAGATAAAAAAACATCCATATTTCACAAGGTTAGCATTAAGGGATATTACAGGATTTGAAGATATTACAAAGTGGGCTTCAAACCATCATGAAAAGTTAAATGGAAAAGGATATCCTTCTGGAAAAAGAGCTAAGGATCTTGATTTTAACGCTAGGCTTATAGCGTGTTTAGATATATATGAAGCACTTACAGAAAATAGGCCATATAGAAAAGCACTAAGTCATGTAGTAGCAATGAATATACTTAATAATATGAGGGATAATGGCTTTATTGATGCTAGAATAACAAATGATATAAATTACGTTTTCAGTAGGTTAGCATAA